Proteins found in one Triticum aestivum cultivar Chinese Spring chromosome 4D, IWGSC CS RefSeq v2.1, whole genome shotgun sequence genomic segment:
- the LOC123099136 gene encoding GATA transcription factor 2 gives MAPEWEAALGMELGMGSHYHHAPPSAAASPMNQHHHHHSAYSHSQPPHQYHFYGGAAGGDGADPMRVDEMLDLSSHLGAHDFFSGANNGAADNAPAQPAAAAASSSDHQHHHPSSFNLSFADEFYLPVPTEEAAELEWLSNFVDDSYPDIPNYPPAVQAAMAAAARNGGVVVKQENSASAAAPGRGARSKRSRAASAAAAAWHALAPRQPSPSSSSSSSDSKPARSGGGGGGVKKSGLVVGAAELGGGEQSGEVRRCTHCASEKTPQWRTGPLGPKTLCNACGVRYKSGRLVPEYRPAASPTFVLTQHSNSHRKVMELRRQNELVHLRGGVGGGVVSASSGSGGAAEHMFRDYGVC, from the exons ATGGCGCCGGAGTGGGAGGCAGCCTTGGGCATGGAGCTCGGCATGGGCTCGCACTACCACCAcgcgccgccatccgccgccgcctcgcccatgaaccaacaccaccaccaccactccgcATACTCCCACTCCCAGCCCCCGCACCAGTACCATTTCTACGGGGGCgccgcgggcggcgacggcgccgaCCCCATGCGCGTCGACGAGATGCTCGACCTCTCCTCCCACCTCGGCGCGCACGACTTCTTCTCCGGCGCGAATAATGGCGCCGCCGACAACGCGCCGGCCCAGCCCGCGGCTGCTGCGGCCTCCTCGTCcgaccaccagcaccaccacccgtCGTCCTTCAACCTCTCCTTCGCCGACGAGTTTTACCTGCCTGTCCCG ACTGAGGAAGCCGCGGAGCTGGAGTGGCTGTCCAACTTCGTGGACGACTCCTACCCGGACATCCCCAACTACCCGCCGGCCGTGCAGGCGGCGATGGCGGCCGCCGCGAGGAACGGCGGCGTCGTGGTGAAGCAGGAGAATTCCGCGTCGGCGGCCGCGCCTGGCCGCGGCGCGCGGAGCAAGAGGTCGCGTGCGGCCTCCGCGGCCGCGGCAGCGTGGCACGCCCTGGCGCCGCGCCagccgtccccgtcctcctcctcgtcatcctccgACTCGAAGCCGGCGcggtcaggcggcggcggcggcggcgtcaagAAGAGCGGCCTCGTGGTCGGGGCGGCCGAGCTGGGCGGAGGGGAGCAGAGCGGCGAGGTGCGCCGGTGCACGCACTGCGCGTCGGAGAAGACGCCGCAGTGGCGGACGGGGCCGCTGGGCCCCAAGACGCTGTGCAACGCGTGCGGGGTGCGGTACAAGTCGGGGCGGCTGGTGCCGGAGTACCGCCCGGCGGCGAGCCCCACGTTCGTGCTCACGCAGCACTCCAACTCCCACCGCAAGGTGATGGAGCTGCGCCGGCAGAACGAGCTGGTGCACCTCCGCGGCGGCGTGGGCGGGGGCGTCGTGTCGGCGTCCTCCGGGTCCGGCGGCGCGGCGGAGCACATGTTCCGCGACTACGGCGTGTGCTGA